CTCAATGCCTGCTATCACACCTTCATTCAGACTTACTTCAGCCGTCAACTCTCCCTGGTAGCCCTCCGCTGTCCCAACATAGACCCCATTTGCTAAATGCTTGCTCGGTATCTCTTCAAGCATTGACTCATTATTCTCTGTAGACCTTACAAAGATAATTTCATCGGCAAATAGAAATAAAGTAGTCATCCAAACGACTAAACAAATCATCATGAGCTTTAATAGGTATTTAAGTCGATCGTTCATAAATGGTAACCTCCTTTATTTCTCTAAAAATCAAATGTATTACAATTGATACGCTCCTCTTTTACTTGAGCATACGCTAACATATGTTGAGCAGTCAGTGATACTGCTGGCAACCCACTGACAAAGAAGTAAGCTTGATCATAGAGTAGATTTAGCTGTAATTTACGCATTAATTCATCTGAGACTGCACCCAGTTTTGTTTCATCTGAAACAAGGCGGTAATAGTGTAAATAAGGGTTTTGGGCTTTCATCTCAGACAGTTCACTTAACAATGGCGTATCTTTCTTATGTGAAACTTTCCAGATAAGATGCATTTCACGCTGTGATCCTCTTTCATGTTCAAACCGCAAGACACTTAGACAAGCGGCAAAGCCTGCTTCATCACAGATGAATACATAAGGTAAGTTTGATTTTTGAGCAGTTTCTGGAAAGAAAGTTCCATACGGTCCTTCTAATACAATTTCTGAACCCTCCGGCAAAGCAGTCAAACGCTCCGTCCAAGCATCCGTTGCTTGAATCATGAATTCAATTGAATTGGGATAACGTTTCGTTCGCGCACTTGAAGCAGAAAAAGGATGACCTTCCGTAATAAATTTATGATCATGGAGGCGAATAAAGAAATAGTCACCCGCTGTATAATCCGGTATTTCACCCGTTGTAGGCGTAACTTCGATGACAGATAAGGTAGGGCTTAGACTCTCTTTGCTAACGAGCTTATATTTCGGCGTTTGATACAATTTAACTTGTCGATAAGCGTAATACATTAAGAAGCCAAACGTAAATAATGATAAGAACATGATAAATACCGCATTAGTAGGTATTGTATTAGAAGCCAAAATAGCGACATAGGCTAAAAGGATAAGTAATACGGATAAACGATGTAACCACTCGCCTATATTTCGATTATAAATTCTTCCTTGTATACTTTTCAATTTTGGCCCTACATCCATAAATAAACCAGATAGAAAGACAAGTCCCAATAATACTGCAATAGCTAGGACTAAGACAGCAATGTAGCTGACTTGCGAGAATACGGTTAAACTATCCGCTACACTACGTAACTTCCATTGGACACCAACATGAATGATAGCACTCAAGCTAATGATTAAAGACATTAGTGCTTGAATTTGATACATATGGGACAGGCCTATCCTCTTTTCGAAAAATCGTGGTCTTACCCCTATAAAAGCCACTGTAAGTAGAAACGCATAGGCTAATAAGCCTGAAGAATAGGCAATTATCTGCATCATGTTTAAAGACGCTACATCCC
This region of Suicoccus acidiformans genomic DNA includes:
- a CDS encoding FAD-dependent oxidoreductase, coding for MYQIQALMSLIISLSAIIHVGVQWKLRSVADSLTVFSQVSYIAVLVLAIAVLLGLVFLSGLFMDVGPKLKSIQGRIYNRNIGEWLHRLSVLLILLAYVAILASNTIPTNAVFIMFLSLFTFGFLMYYAYRQVKLYQTPKYKLVSKESLSPTLSVIEVTPTTGEIPDYTAGDYFFIRLHDHKFITEGHPFSASSARTKRYPNSIEFMIQATDAWTERLTALPEGSEIVLEGPYGTFFPETAQKSNLPYVFICDEAGFAACLSVLRFEHERGSQREMHLIWKVSHKKDTPLLSELSEMKAQNPYLHYYRLVSDETKLGAVSDELMRKLQLNLLYDQAYFFVSGLPAVSLTAQHMLAYAQVKEERINCNTFDF